The Mycolicibacterium boenickei genome has a segment encoding these proteins:
- a CDS encoding Rv0804 family intramembrane glutamic endopeptidase — MRSTRIRAVALAVGLVAWNGLADPRLPARWQPLVRAGLGGVLMAATGARPGLRPPSVWSGLRVGAAAATAVSAGVAATSTVPVVRTGMRRKMLPERPGRWIALRIPLGTVWPEEAAFRGALGKVGSDAFGPAGGQLLQATAFGLSHIADARTAGEPVIPTVLVTGVAGWVFGWLAQRSASLAAPMLAHLAVNEAGALAALAYQAGPAPLPAPGSPP; from the coding sequence ATGCGGTCCACCCGGATTCGCGCGGTGGCGCTGGCCGTGGGCCTGGTCGCCTGGAACGGTCTGGCCGACCCCCGGCTGCCGGCCCGGTGGCAGCCGCTGGTGCGGGCGGGGCTGGGCGGCGTGCTGATGGCCGCAACCGGCGCACGGCCGGGGCTACGGCCGCCGTCGGTGTGGTCGGGTCTGCGAGTCGGCGCGGCCGCCGCGACCGCGGTGAGCGCCGGTGTCGCGGCGACCTCGACGGTACCGGTGGTGCGGACCGGGATGCGCCGCAAGATGCTGCCCGAACGACCGGGCCGATGGATCGCCCTGCGGATCCCGCTCGGGACCGTCTGGCCGGAGGAGGCCGCGTTCCGCGGCGCGCTCGGCAAGGTCGGCTCCGACGCGTTCGGCCCGGCAGGCGGTCAGCTGCTGCAGGCCACCGCGTTCGGGCTGTCCCACATCGCCGATGCCCGCACCGCGGGTGAGCCAGTGATCCCGACCGTCCTCGTCACCGGAGTCGCCGGGTGGGTGTTCGGCTGGCTCGCGCAGCGCTCGGCCAGCCTGGCCGCGCCGATGCTGGCGCACCTGGCGGTCAACGAGGCAGGGGCGCTGGCTGCACTGGCCTACCAAGCCGGGCCAGCACCGCTGCCAGCGCCAGGATCGCCGCCGTGA